The Amycolatopsis mongoliensis genome includes a window with the following:
- a CDS encoding thiamine pyrophosphate-binding protein → MDALEGLGTEIVFGLPGVHNLPLWEALAETRIKLVGVRHEQTAGYAADGYARATGKLGVALVTTGPGAANTLGAVGEAMASAAPVLVIATDIPSTLRRPGVVRGVLHETSDQQAMFAPVTKGGFTVRAADQIGTTVHRAARLALQPQSGPVYLGVPTDYLRETVPHRRPPAPHRKPDGDVPDLARAEAMLSDAEHPLIWAGGGALRSGAGDAIGALAEKIAAPVITTFGARGLLPLDHPCLAPNPVHTPEVGELWDEADVVLAIGTDFDGLMTQNWRMPKPRKLVAINVDADDAAKNYPPDLTLVGDARAIVERLLPKERPGLDDITLRLAGIGRRVRQRIRDEEPQAYDFLSTLDEVLPTDAVLVSDMCVAGYWVGGFHRVRAPRKLAYPMGWGTLGYGFPASLGAAAAGVGRAICITGDGGFLYACGDLATLAQEQLPVTVVLVDDGGYGMLRYDQEREGLPRRGVDWDSPDFVGLARSFGVHADRVSGFGRAFRRLLGEFVESDEPNVLVVKAKLKPPLNTSPRWYRP, encoded by the coding sequence GTGGACGCGCTCGAAGGGTTGGGGACGGAGATCGTTTTCGGTCTTCCGGGGGTGCACAACCTGCCGTTGTGGGAAGCGCTCGCCGAGACCCGCATCAAGCTCGTCGGGGTCCGTCACGAGCAGACCGCGGGCTACGCGGCCGACGGCTACGCGCGCGCCACCGGCAAGCTCGGGGTGGCACTGGTGACCACCGGGCCGGGTGCGGCGAACACCCTCGGCGCGGTCGGCGAAGCGATGGCGTCCGCGGCTCCGGTGCTGGTCATCGCCACCGACATCCCCTCGACGCTGCGGCGCCCCGGCGTCGTCCGCGGCGTGCTGCACGAGACGTCCGACCAGCAGGCGATGTTCGCGCCGGTGACCAAGGGCGGCTTCACGGTGCGGGCCGCGGACCAGATCGGGACCACCGTGCACCGCGCGGCCCGGCTCGCGCTGCAGCCGCAGAGCGGCCCGGTCTACCTCGGCGTGCCCACCGACTACCTGCGCGAGACCGTGCCGCACCGGCGCCCGCCCGCGCCGCACCGCAAACCCGACGGCGACGTCCCGGACCTCGCGCGGGCCGAGGCGATGCTGTCGGACGCGGAGCACCCGCTGATCTGGGCCGGCGGTGGTGCGCTGCGGTCCGGGGCGGGCGACGCCATCGGCGCGCTGGCCGAGAAGATCGCCGCGCCGGTCATCACCACGTTCGGCGCCCGCGGCCTGCTCCCGCTCGACCACCCGTGCCTCGCGCCGAACCCGGTGCACACGCCGGAGGTCGGCGAGCTGTGGGACGAGGCCGACGTCGTGCTCGCCATCGGCACCGACTTCGACGGCCTGATGACGCAGAACTGGCGGATGCCGAAGCCGCGCAAGCTGGTCGCGATCAACGTCGACGCCGACGACGCCGCCAAGAACTACCCGCCGGACCTGACGCTGGTCGGCGACGCCCGCGCGATCGTCGAGCGGTTGCTGCCGAAGGAACGGCCGGGCCTGGACGACATCACGCTGCGGCTGGCCGGCATCGGCCGCCGGGTGCGCCAGCGCATCCGCGACGAAGAGCCGCAGGCCTACGACTTCCTGTCCACTTTGGACGAGGTGCTGCCGACGGACGCGGTGCTGGTGTCCGACATGTGCGTCGCCGGTTACTGGGTCGGCGGCTTCCACCGGGTGCGGGCGCCGCGCAAGCTCGCCTACCCGATGGGCTGGGGCACCCTCGGCTACGGCTTCCCGGCGTCGCTCGGTGCCGCCGCGGCGGGCGTCGGCCGCGCCATCTGCATCACCGGCGACGGCGGGTTCCTCTACGCCTGCGGCGATCTGGCGACGCTCGCGCAGGAGCAGCTGCCGGTCACCGTCGTCCTGGTCGACGACGGCGGCTACGGAATGCTGCGGTACGACCAGGAGCGCGAAGGTCTCCCGCGCCGCGGGGTCGACTGGGACAGCCCGGACTTCGTCGGCCTCGCGCGGTCCTTCGGCGTGCACGCCGACCGCGTTTCCGGGTTCGGGCGGGCGTTCCGGCGGCTGCTCGGCGAGTTCGTCGAATCGGACGAGCCGAACGTGCTGGTCGTGAAGGCCAAGCTGAAGCCGCCGCTGAACACTTCGCCGCGGTGGTATCGCCCATGA
- a CDS encoding NAD(P)/FAD-dependent oxidoreductase, with translation MTVRGAGETSLPPMAECVVIGGGVIGVSCAFRLAEAGVDVLLLERDGLGEGSTAKAAGGVRSSFTSRVNVELGLRGLAAYSAFSRDFGVEIDFRRDGYLYLLTDPADVSAIGHTSELQREYGVRSHLLDPAEAKGVLPLLETDGVLAALWSPGDAKATPDAVVQGYAKAARACGAKLRTGVEVVGIERDGAVLTGVNTTAGFVRTGAVVCAAGAWSGRIGELAGLDLPVRPFRRQVVFTGPVPGLPAAVPLTIELPSAFYFHREGPGLAMSFSEDDGFPGFGTHYEAGEWLPRLAELAGRRIPAVLDAGIRTAWAGLYEVTPDRNQIVGESVLLSRFFYATGFSGHGFQMGPATGELVRDLYLGRPTAVDIAELDVRRFETVDTAPVEHNIV, from the coding sequence ATGACCGTCCGCGGCGCCGGGGAAACGTCCTTGCCACCGATGGCCGAGTGCGTCGTGATCGGTGGCGGTGTGATCGGTGTGAGCTGCGCGTTCCGCTTGGCGGAAGCCGGCGTCGACGTCCTGCTGCTGGAGCGCGACGGGCTCGGTGAGGGTTCGACGGCGAAGGCCGCGGGGGGCGTCCGGTCGTCGTTCACCAGCCGCGTGAACGTCGAGCTGGGCTTGCGCGGGCTCGCCGCATACAGCGCTTTCTCCCGCGACTTCGGAGTCGAGATCGACTTCCGCCGCGACGGCTACCTCTACCTGCTCACCGACCCGGCGGACGTGTCTGCAATCGGACATACCTCGGAGCTGCAGCGCGAGTACGGCGTCCGCAGCCACCTGCTGGATCCGGCGGAGGCGAAGGGTGTCCTTCCGCTGCTCGAGACGGACGGGGTCCTCGCCGCGCTCTGGTCTCCGGGCGACGCGAAGGCGACGCCGGACGCCGTCGTGCAGGGCTACGCGAAGGCGGCCCGCGCGTGCGGCGCGAAGCTGCGGACCGGCGTCGAGGTCGTCGGCATCGAGCGCGACGGTGCCGTGTTAACCGGTGTTAACACGACGGCGGGGTTCGTCCGGACCGGCGCGGTCGTGTGCGCGGCGGGCGCGTGGTCGGGCCGGATCGGCGAGCTGGCCGGGCTCGATCTGCCGGTGCGCCCGTTCCGGCGCCAGGTCGTGTTCACCGGGCCGGTGCCCGGGCTGCCGGCCGCGGTGCCGCTGACCATCGAGCTGCCGTCGGCGTTCTACTTCCACCGCGAAGGCCCGGGCCTGGCCATGTCTTTCTCCGAGGACGATGGCTTCCCCGGCTTCGGCACGCACTACGAAGCGGGCGAGTGGCTGCCGCGGCTGGCCGAGCTGGCGGGCCGCCGGATCCCGGCCGTGCTCGACGCCGGGATCCGCACGGCCTGGGCCGGGCTGTACGAAGTGACGCCCGACCGCAACCAGATCGTCGGGGAAAGCGTCCTGCTGTCGCGGTTCTTCTACGCGACCGGTTTTTCCGGGCACGGGTTCCAGATGGGGCCGGCGACCGGCGAGCTGGTCCGGGACCTCTACCTGGGCCGGCCGACGGCCGTGGACATCGCGGAGCTCGACGTCCGCCGGTTCGAAACCGTCGATACCGCACCGGTCGAGCACAACATCGTCTAG